One window of the Allosaccharopolyspora coralli genome contains the following:
- a CDS encoding TIGR03619 family F420-dependent LLM class oxidoreductase — protein sequence MRLGLALPQLGHFADPSLIGTVAAEAERMGYESLWVGERLHAPLDPLTPYPGGGGMPELFRASIDPVLALTLAASHTSRALLGSSTLNAPLYSPMQLARSFAGIDQLSGGRLLVGLGLGWCRDEYDAAGVPWHERGARLDETLDVLETLWSQDPVKFEGKFWTISPGTFQPKPVQHPPPVYLGGVSPAAFRRIGRRADGWLGVPMPVEMLRAVLGDIAEHARAADRDPAAVRSVIRVNAELTDHAGEGGGPHRGTVEEIGEYLRGLAALGIADAFVDLQFTTSTPEELLDAAQRIRAACA from the coding sequence ATGCGTCTCGGTCTCGCTCTCCCGCAGCTCGGACACTTCGCCGACCCCTCGCTGATCGGCACCGTCGCGGCCGAAGCGGAGCGGATGGGCTACGAGAGCCTCTGGGTCGGCGAGCGGCTCCACGCGCCGCTGGATCCGCTCACGCCGTACCCGGGCGGCGGAGGGATGCCGGAGCTGTTCCGCGCGTCGATCGACCCGGTGCTCGCGCTGACGCTGGCCGCCAGTCACACCTCCCGGGCGTTGCTGGGTTCCAGCACCCTCAACGCCCCGCTGTACTCGCCGATGCAGCTCGCCCGGTCCTTCGCAGGGATCGACCAGCTCAGCGGCGGTCGTCTGCTCGTCGGACTCGGGCTGGGGTGGTGCCGCGACGAGTACGACGCCGCCGGTGTGCCGTGGCACGAACGCGGCGCACGACTGGACGAGACACTCGACGTCCTCGAAACCCTCTGGTCGCAGGACCCCGTGAAGTTCGAGGGCAAATTCTGGACCATCAGCCCGGGCACCTTCCAGCCGAAACCGGTCCAGCACCCGCCACCGGTCTACCTCGGCGGCGTGTCCCCGGCCGCGTTCCGTCGCATCGGTCGCCGCGCCGACGGGTGGCTCGGCGTACCGATGCCGGTGGAGATGCTCCGAGCGGTACTGGGCGACATCGCTGAGCATGCTCGCGCCGCCGACCGTGATCCGGCTGCGGTGCGCTCGGTGATCCGGGTGAACGCCGAACTGACCGACCACGCAGGTGAGGGCGGCGGCCCTCATCGCGGCACCGTGGAGGAGATCGGCGAGTATCTTCGCGGGCTCGCCGCGCTCGGA